The following are encoded together in the Mycolicibacterium arabiense genome:
- a CDS encoding mechanosensitive ion channel family protein: MTGLLDAPWFYWAVGVAIGFPVLLILLTELQNALRRRGSVLTRPVYLLRAYILPLGALLLLLVQAIQVNGEATPVRIVATVFGFVVLVLLLSGLNATLFQGAPEGTWRKRVPSIFLDVARFALIAVGVALIFAYIWGANVGGLFTALGISSIVLGLALQNSVGQIISGLLLLFEQPFRLGDWVDTATARGRVVEVNWRATHIETVAGLQITPNSVLAGQSFTNLSRPEGAHVITVQTVFALNDPPDDVCELLTRVAATLPQLRPGVQPSTLPLGGTEYATTIPLRSPADDAAARSTFLRWIWYAARRAALHLDEADDDFATEERLTASLRIVAPALRLGPGEESELVAHARLTRYAAEETLQFAGEVPRRMSFIVNGNVKLFVAGDDGEVVPVRTLSRGDFIGQTALTREAVSASARAVDEVTVVQVDREHVEELVARKPLLLQDIGRTIEDRRRSARRALAAVRD; encoded by the coding sequence GTGACCGGCCTGCTCGACGCGCCCTGGTTCTACTGGGCGGTCGGCGTCGCCATCGGATTCCCGGTCCTGCTCATCCTGCTGACCGAACTGCAGAACGCGCTGCGCCGCCGCGGCAGCGTGCTGACCCGCCCGGTGTATCTGCTGCGGGCCTACATCCTGCCGCTCGGCGCCTTGCTGCTCCTGCTGGTCCAGGCCATCCAGGTCAACGGCGAGGCGACACCGGTGCGCATCGTGGCCACCGTGTTCGGCTTCGTCGTACTCGTCCTGCTGCTGTCGGGGCTCAACGCGACGCTCTTCCAGGGGGCACCGGAAGGCACGTGGCGCAAGCGGGTTCCGTCGATCTTCCTCGACGTGGCGCGCTTTGCGCTCATCGCCGTCGGCGTTGCGCTGATCTTCGCCTACATCTGGGGCGCCAACGTGGGCGGCCTGTTCACGGCGCTCGGCATCTCCTCGATCGTCCTCGGCCTGGCGCTGCAGAACTCGGTGGGCCAGATCATCTCCGGCCTGCTGCTGCTGTTCGAACAGCCGTTCCGGCTCGGCGACTGGGTCGACACGGCGACGGCGCGTGGCCGGGTGGTCGAAGTCAATTGGCGCGCAACGCACATCGAGACCGTGGCCGGGCTGCAGATCACCCCCAACTCCGTGCTGGCCGGCCAGTCGTTCACCAACCTGAGCAGGCCCGAGGGCGCGCACGTCATCACCGTGCAGACGGTGTTCGCGCTCAACGACCCGCCCGACGACGTCTGCGAACTCCTGACCCGGGTCGCCGCGACACTGCCCCAGTTGCGGCCCGGTGTTCAGCCGTCGACCCTTCCGTTGGGTGGCACGGAGTACGCGACGACGATTCCCCTGCGGTCCCCCGCCGACGACGCCGCGGCGCGGTCGACGTTCCTGCGCTGGATCTGGTACGCGGCCCGGCGGGCCGCGCTGCACCTCGACGAGGCCGACGACGACTTCGCCACCGAGGAGCGACTCACCGCGTCGCTGCGGATCGTCGCGCCCGCTCTGCGGCTGGGCCCCGGAGAGGAGTCCGAACTCGTCGCGCACGCCCGACTGACCCGCTACGCCGCCGAGGAGACGCTGCAGTTCGCAGGCGAGGTGCCGCGCCGCATGTCGTTCATCGTCAATGGCAACGTCAAGCTGTTCGTGGCGGGTGACGACGGCGAGGTAGTCCCGGTACGGACCCTGAGCAGAGGCGACTTCATCGGGCAGACGGCGCTGACCCGCGAAGCCGTGTCGGCCTCCGCCCGTGCCGTCGACGAGGTGACGGTCGTTCAGGTCGACCGTGAGCACGTCGAGGAACTCGTCGCGCGAAAGCCGTTGCTACTACAGGACATTGGTAGGACCATCGAGGATCGCCGGCGCAGTGCCCGGCGCGCGTTGGCCGCCGTCCGCGACTGA
- a CDS encoding alpha/beta fold hydrolase: MITDGSVRVGNRGVAYTEVGDPEGPLVLHNHGGPSSRIEAELFDVGATARGLRFVCPDRPGFGRSDPHPDRSFESWARDLVAIADSVGAQRFAVTGWSEGGPWALAAAAYVAPARLAHVASIGGAAYGAFGANWAAKHLSSADALGGRLALHFHPGFRLMYDVLGLTAKHFEASYATSIRKAVSDVDREVLADDAVMEPFLRASHECFRHGAGGLVLDATLLYQTWPFDLTQVTRPVHVWHGDADTLVPEVIGRTVAERTPGGVWHPVAGEGHFIAVSHCDEVLSLVAGDLATA, translated from the coding sequence ATGATCACCGACGGCAGCGTGCGCGTGGGCAATCGCGGGGTCGCCTACACAGAGGTCGGCGACCCCGAGGGCCCGCTGGTGCTGCACAACCACGGAGGGCCCTCGAGTCGCATCGAGGCCGAGCTGTTCGACGTTGGTGCCACGGCTCGCGGCCTTCGATTCGTATGTCCGGACCGACCGGGTTTCGGCCGTTCGGACCCGCATCCCGATCGCAGCTTCGAGTCGTGGGCACGCGACCTGGTCGCGATCGCCGATTCCGTCGGTGCGCAGCGCTTCGCCGTCACGGGCTGGTCCGAGGGCGGGCCATGGGCCTTGGCGGCCGCCGCATACGTCGCGCCGGCCCGCCTCGCCCACGTGGCGTCGATCGGCGGTGCCGCCTACGGCGCGTTCGGTGCCAATTGGGCCGCCAAGCACCTCAGTAGCGCCGACGCCCTCGGCGGGCGACTTGCGCTGCACTTCCATCCCGGCTTCAGGCTGATGTACGACGTGCTCGGGTTGACCGCCAAGCACTTCGAGGCCTCCTACGCCACGTCGATCAGGAAAGCGGTCAGCGACGTGGACCGTGAGGTGCTCGCCGACGACGCCGTCATGGAGCCGTTCCTGCGCGCGTCCCACGAGTGCTTCCGCCACGGCGCCGGCGGGCTGGTCCTCGACGCCACGCTGCTCTACCAGACGTGGCCGTTCGACCTGACCCAGGTGACCAGGCCCGTCCACGTCTGGCACGGCGACGCGGACACCCTGGTGCCGGAGGTCATCGGTCGGACCGTTGCCGAACGGACCCCCGGCGGCGTCTGGCATCCGGTGGCCGGCGAGGGTCACTTCATCGCGGTGAGCCACTGCGACGAGGTCCTCTCGCTCGTCGCGGGAGATCTCGCGACCGCCTGA
- a CDS encoding DUF1810 domain-containing protein, translated as MAGIDDPFDLQRFVAAQDRIYSDVVDELTDGRKQSHWMWFVFPQLKGLGRSSTAMTYGIGSRAEARAYLAHPNLGPRLRECARLTHAIDGRSAREVFGWPDELKLQSSMTLFARAADGADARDFRDVLGKFYDGEEDATTVQMWESLAERD; from the coding sequence ATGGCCGGCATCGACGATCCCTTCGACCTGCAGCGCTTCGTCGCTGCGCAGGACCGCATCTACTCCGACGTGGTCGACGAACTCACCGACGGCCGCAAGCAGAGCCACTGGATGTGGTTCGTCTTCCCACAACTGAAGGGCCTGGGCCGGAGCAGCACCGCGATGACCTATGGCATCGGGTCGCGGGCCGAGGCACGGGCCTATCTGGCGCACCCGAACCTCGGGCCGCGGCTGCGGGAGTGCGCACGGCTGACCCATGCCATCGACGGCCGATCGGCTCGCGAGGTGTTCGGCTGGCCCGACGAGCTGAAACTGCAATCCTCGATGACGTTGTTCGCTCGCGCGGCCGATGGGGCCGACGCCCGCGACTTCCGCGACGTACTGGGCAAGTTCTACGACGGCGAGGAAGACGCCACGACGGTCCAGATGTGGGAGTCGCTGGCCGAGCGGGACTGA
- a CDS encoding adenylate/guanylate cyclase domain-containing protein: protein MITTTSESASTPDTGPNAGPTPTRRKLPRPVASRISIQSKLLVMLLLTSMLSAAVVGAIGYRSGQSSLRASVFDRLTEIRASQSRQLQTQFDDLKNSLVVYSRGATATLALEAYTAGFDQLANATIDPAQQQSLVDYYANRFARDEAAQTGMQVDIASVLPTSPAQRYLQAYYTAPFDDWQKAIAFGDARDGSAWSAANARYNDFFRQIVERFKYEDALLLDTRGNVVYSAYRGVDLGTNIFNGPYKGSNLDDAYRAALDSNALGYVGVTDFSDYEPADEPTAWLVSPVGPDGRAEGVLALQFPVSKINDLMTANEQWEQAGMGRTGETFLVGPDNLMRSDSRLFLEDPERFKRDVVNAGTPPEVAEDSIREGGTTLVQPVETDATRDAQRGQTGSLIARDYLGHETLQAYAPVNLPGLNWSIVASIDTDEAFAPVSTFTRKLVLSTTAIIFIVCVAAMLLARLFVRPLRRLEAGAQQISAGDYAVALPVRTRDEFGDLTVAFNDMSRNLAIKEDLLNEQRRENDRLLLSLMPEPVVARYREGEETIAQDHQDVTVLFADIVGLDELSEELTSDEGLAIVNKLVRQFDAAAVNLGVERVRTLRNGYLASCGLSVPRLDNVRRTVDFAVEMQHIVDRYNAESGNDLQLRAGIDTGTVSSGLVGRSSLAYDMWGAAVNVAYRVQSGSAQPGVYVTSRVYDAMRDTRKFDEAGHVGSDDDTEPIWRLVERQQ from the coding sequence ATGATCACCACCACCAGCGAGTCCGCCTCGACGCCGGACACAGGGCCGAACGCGGGGCCGACGCCCACGCGACGGAAGCTGCCGCGCCCCGTGGCGTCCCGGATCAGCATCCAGTCCAAGCTGCTGGTCATGCTGCTGCTGACCAGCATGTTGTCCGCGGCGGTGGTCGGCGCGATCGGCTACCGGTCCGGGCAGTCGTCGCTGCGCGCCTCGGTGTTCGACAGGCTGACCGAGATCCGCGCCTCCCAGTCCCGGCAGCTGCAGACCCAGTTCGACGACTTGAAGAACTCGCTGGTGGTGTATTCGCGCGGCGCGACGGCGACGCTCGCGCTGGAGGCCTACACCGCGGGCTTCGACCAGCTGGCCAACGCCACGATCGACCCGGCGCAGCAGCAGTCGCTGGTCGACTACTACGCCAACCGGTTCGCGCGGGACGAGGCCGCGCAGACGGGCATGCAGGTCGACATCGCCTCGGTGCTGCCCACTTCACCGGCCCAGCGCTACCTGCAGGCTTACTACACCGCGCCGTTCGACGACTGGCAGAAGGCCATCGCCTTCGGTGACGCCCGCGACGGCAGCGCCTGGTCGGCGGCCAATGCCCGGTACAACGACTTCTTCCGGCAGATCGTCGAACGCTTCAAGTACGAGGACGCCCTGCTGCTCGACACCCGCGGCAACGTCGTCTACAGCGCCTACCGCGGCGTCGATCTCGGAACGAACATCTTCAACGGACCCTACAAGGGCAGCAATCTGGACGACGCCTACCGGGCGGCGCTGGACTCCAATGCCCTTGGCTACGTAGGTGTCACGGACTTCAGCGACTACGAGCCCGCCGACGAGCCGACCGCGTGGCTGGTCTCCCCCGTCGGTCCGGACGGGCGGGCCGAGGGCGTGCTGGCGCTGCAGTTCCCCGTGTCGAAGATCAACGACCTGATGACCGCGAACGAGCAGTGGGAACAAGCAGGCATGGGCCGCACCGGCGAGACGTTCCTGGTAGGGCCGGACAACCTCATGCGTTCCGATTCGCGTCTGTTCCTGGAGGATCCCGAGCGGTTCAAGCGCGACGTGGTGAACGCGGGAACGCCGCCGGAGGTCGCCGAGGACTCCATCCGGGAGGGCGGCACCACCTTGGTGCAGCCGGTGGAGACCGACGCCACCCGAGATGCCCAGCGCGGCCAGACCGGATCGTTGATCGCGCGCGACTATCTGGGCCACGAGACGCTGCAGGCCTACGCCCCGGTGAACCTGCCAGGGCTGAACTGGTCGATCGTGGCGAGCATCGACACCGACGAGGCGTTCGCGCCGGTATCGACATTCACCCGCAAGCTTGTCCTGTCGACCACCGCCATCATCTTCATCGTCTGCGTGGCGGCCATGCTGCTGGCCAGGTTGTTCGTCCGGCCGCTACGACGCCTCGAGGCAGGCGCACAGCAGATCAGTGCGGGCGACTACGCGGTGGCGCTGCCGGTGCGCACCCGCGACGAATTCGGCGACCTCACCGTGGCCTTCAACGACATGAGCCGCAACCTCGCGATCAAGGAGGACCTGCTCAACGAGCAACGACGGGAGAATGACCGGCTCCTACTGTCCCTGATGCCCGAACCCGTCGTCGCGCGCTACCGCGAGGGCGAGGAGACCATCGCCCAGGACCACCAGGACGTCACCGTGCTGTTCGCCGACATCGTGGGACTCGACGAGCTGTCCGAGGAGCTGACGTCCGACGAGGGACTGGCGATCGTCAACAAGCTGGTACGCCAATTCGATGCGGCGGCAGTCAATCTCGGCGTGGAGCGGGTGCGCACCCTACGCAACGGCTACCTCGCCAGCTGCGGGCTGAGCGTGCCCAGGCTCGACAACGTGCGGCGGACGGTCGATTTCGCCGTCGAGATGCAGCACATCGTCGATCGGTACAACGCCGAGTCCGGCAACGACCTGCAACTGCGCGCGGGCATCGACACCGGAACGGTCAGCAGCGGACTGGTCGGCCGGTCGAGCCTCGCCTACGACATGTGGGGCGCGGCGGTCAACGTCGCCTACCGTGTGCAGAGCGGGTCAGCGCAACCCGGGGTGTACGTGACGTCCCGGGTCTACGACGCGATGCGCGACACCCGCAAGTTCGACGAGGCCGGGCACGTCGGTTCCGACGACGACACCGAGCCGATCTGGCGTCTGGTGGAGCGTCAGCAGTGA
- a CDS encoding LLM class flavin-dependent oxidoreductase, translated as MPRRGEPLRKLGFLTIGRFDPANPGPGMEETLRTIERAEALGYDSVWLRDRHLQPGISSPVAIMAAASQRTSRIELGTAVIPLGLENPFRLAEDLATVDILSGGRINPGVSVGTPMLYDHYKTALYPEAHDTQDFSKERVLRLLRALRGEPVSDFAGTVGVEQFTDRIQPHSPGLADRVWYGGGLESARWAGEQGINYLTSSVVSTQGTSGETPSTDFATIQGEQIDAYRAHHPRPETARVSQGLVVIPTDSATDDQARRYREYAASRFERTTAPQGPRRMLFSPDYVGTSDELADRLFDHAGFQRADEVAFALPFTFGADDYAQIIDDIAENLGPRLGWQPRM; from the coding sequence ATGCCACGTCGCGGAGAACCGTTGCGCAAGCTCGGGTTCCTGACCATCGGGCGCTTCGACCCGGCCAACCCCGGGCCGGGCATGGAGGAGACGCTTCGGACCATCGAGCGGGCCGAGGCGCTCGGGTACGACAGCGTCTGGCTGCGTGACCGGCACCTGCAGCCCGGCATCTCCTCGCCCGTCGCGATCATGGCGGCGGCCAGCCAGCGCACCAGCCGCATCGAGCTGGGCACCGCGGTGATCCCCCTCGGCCTGGAGAACCCGTTCCGCCTCGCCGAGGACCTGGCCACCGTCGACATCCTGTCCGGCGGCCGGATCAACCCGGGCGTGTCGGTCGGCACGCCGATGCTCTACGACCACTACAAGACCGCGCTCTACCCCGAAGCGCATGACACACAGGACTTCTCGAAGGAGCGCGTGCTGCGTCTGCTGCGTGCGCTGCGCGGCGAACCGGTCAGCGACTTCGCCGGCACCGTCGGCGTCGAACAGTTCACCGATCGCATTCAGCCGCACTCCCCGGGTCTGGCCGACCGGGTCTGGTACGGCGGCGGCCTCGAGTCGGCCAGGTGGGCGGGCGAGCAGGGCATCAACTACCTGACCAGTTCGGTGGTGAGCACGCAGGGCACCTCGGGGGAAACGCCGTCAACTGACTTCGCCACCATCCAGGGCGAGCAGATCGACGCCTATCGGGCACACCACCCGCGACCCGAAACGGCAAGGGTGTCACAGGGTCTCGTCGTCATCCCGACCGACTCGGCCACCGACGACCAGGCCCGGCGCTACCGCGAATACGCCGCCAGCCGATTCGAACGGACCACCGCTCCGCAGGGACCGCGCCGGATGCTGTTCTCCCCCGACTACGTCGGCACCTCCGACGAACTCGCCGACCGGCTGTTCGACCATGCCGGCTTCCAGCGCGCCGACGAGGTGGCGTTCGCGCTCCCATTCACGTTCGGCGCCGACGACTACGCCCAGATCATCGACGACATCGCCGAGAATCTCGGCCCGCGCCTGGGGTGGCAACCACGCATGTGA
- a CDS encoding alpha-amylase family protein, whose translation MPDSPGWVEHAIWWQVYPLGFVGAHPADHPPTADEHRLNRLTDWLDHPVALGASGIALGPVFASATHGYDTIDHYRIDERLGTDEDFDRLIAEAHRRGLRVLLDGVFNHVGTDFPRFREASDGGPDHPSARWFRRRRGRFETFEGHDGLIALDHASPEVVDYVADVMSTWLRRGADGWRLDAAYAVPDRFWAEVLPRVRREHPDAWFVGEVIHGDYASMVKAATYDSVTQYELWKAIWSSLNDGNFHELDHALGRHDEFLDVFVPLTFVGNHDVTRIASRLDDVRHVEHALALLFTVGGTPSIYAGDEWGYRGVKEDRFGGDDAVRPEFPPHPPETDPGDDVRRTHQHLIGLRRRNPWLHAARTTALTLTNERYAYRVHAGSDALIVALNVGDDPMRVPLSEHGVRSGRIVAGSGAPAEDVVTELEVAPHGWAIVADAP comes from the coding sequence ATGCCTGACTCCCCCGGCTGGGTCGAGCACGCGATCTGGTGGCAGGTCTATCCCCTGGGCTTCGTCGGCGCACACCCGGCGGACCATCCACCGACGGCCGACGAGCATCGCCTGAACCGCCTCACCGACTGGCTCGACCACCCCGTCGCACTCGGCGCGTCGGGCATCGCGCTCGGGCCCGTATTCGCCTCGGCCACACACGGTTACGACACCATCGACCACTACCGCATCGACGAGCGGCTCGGCACCGACGAGGACTTCGACCGCCTGATCGCCGAGGCGCACCGGCGCGGGCTACGCGTGCTGCTCGACGGGGTGTTCAACCACGTCGGCACCGACTTCCCACGCTTCCGCGAGGCCTCCGACGGCGGCCCGGATCATCCGTCGGCTCGGTGGTTCCGCCGGCGCCGCGGGCGGTTCGAGACGTTCGAGGGCCACGACGGGCTGATCGCGCTCGACCACGCCAGCCCCGAGGTCGTCGACTACGTCGCCGACGTGATGTCCACGTGGCTGCGCCGCGGCGCGGACGGCTGGCGACTCGACGCGGCCTATGCAGTGCCCGACCGGTTCTGGGCCGAGGTGCTGCCGCGCGTACGGCGCGAGCATCCCGACGCCTGGTTCGTCGGCGAGGTCATCCACGGCGACTACGCGTCGATGGTGAAGGCGGCCACCTATGACTCCGTCACCCAGTACGAGCTATGGAAGGCCATCTGGAGCAGCCTCAACGACGGCAACTTCCACGAACTCGACCACGCCCTGGGTCGGCACGACGAGTTCCTCGACGTCTTCGTGCCATTGACGTTCGTCGGCAACCACGACGTGACCCGAATCGCGAGCAGGCTCGACGACGTGCGCCACGTCGAACACGCCCTCGCCCTGCTGTTCACCGTCGGCGGCACGCCAAGCATCTACGCCGGCGACGAATGGGGCTACCGCGGCGTCAAGGAAGACCGCTTCGGCGGCGACGACGCCGTGCGCCCCGAATTCCCGCCGCACCCGCCCGAGACGGACCCGGGCGACGACGTGCGCCGGACCCACCAGCACCTGATCGGGTTGCGCAGGCGCAACCCGTGGCTGCACGCGGCCCGCACCACCGCCCTGACGTTGACCAACGAGCGGTACGCGTATCGCGTGCATGCCGGCTCGGACGCCTTGATCGTCGCGCTCAACGTCGGCGACGATCCGATGCGCGTGCCGTTGTCCGAGCACGGCGTGCGGAGCGGGCGAATCGTCGCGGGCTCCGGGGCGCCCGCCGAAGACGTCGTCACCGAGTTGGAGGTCGCTCCGCACGGCTGGGCGATCGTCGCCGACGCACCCTGA
- the lon gene encoding endopeptidase La has protein sequence MPEPIAVPVLFISEPVVLPGMVVPVELDDAARAAVDAAQASESGKLLIAPRLDDRYPTHGVIASIVQVGRVPGGGAAAVVRGERRAHIGSGTTGPGAALWVEVTEVVDDPAGPANETKTLAAEYKKLLLAMLQRREAWQIVDVVNKISDPSALADTAGYASYLTDVQKRQLLETEDVAARLRVLIEWTGEHLAETEVNDKIAEDVRAGMDKQQKEFLLRQQLAAIRKELGEGEPEGSDDYRSRVEAADLPEKVREAALREVGKLERSSDQSPEGGWIRTWLDTVLDLPWNVRTEDSTDLAGAREILDADHHGLDDVKDRIVEYLAVRARRAQRGMAVVGGRGSGAVMVLAGPPGVGKTSLGESVARALGRKFVRVALGGVRDEAEIRGHRRTYVGALPGRLVRAIGEAGSMNPVVLLDEIDKVGSDYRGDPSAALLEVLDPAQNHTFRDHYLDLDLDLSDVVFLATANVIENIPQALLDRMELVQIDGYTEDDKVAIARDYLLPRQRERAALTTEEVEVTDDALRKIAADYTREPGMRQFERLLAKALRKATTKLAGGVESLVIDEPDLVAYLGRPRFTPESDERTAVPGVATGLAVTGLGGDVLFIEANSNSGDAGLRLTGQLGDVMKESAQIALSYVRAHAEQLGVDPEALDRQIHVHFPAGAVPKDGPSAGVTMVTALVSMATGRKVRGDVGMTGEVTLNGRVLPIGGVKQKLLAAQRAGLKTVFIPQRNEPDLDEVPAEVLEALEVKPMTDVADIVALALEPLTEAATVAA, from the coding sequence ATGCCAGAACCAATCGCAGTCCCCGTCCTGTTCATCAGCGAGCCGGTCGTGCTGCCCGGAATGGTGGTGCCGGTCGAACTCGACGACGCGGCCCGCGCGGCGGTCGACGCCGCCCAGGCAAGCGAGTCGGGCAAGCTGCTCATCGCCCCGCGTCTCGACGACCGTTACCCCACCCACGGCGTGATCGCCTCGATCGTGCAGGTCGGCCGCGTGCCTGGCGGCGGTGCAGCCGCCGTCGTGCGCGGTGAGCGGCGGGCGCACATCGGCTCCGGCACCACCGGGCCCGGTGCGGCGCTGTGGGTCGAGGTCACCGAGGTCGTCGACGACCCGGCCGGCCCGGCCAACGAGACCAAGACGCTCGCGGCGGAGTACAAGAAGCTGCTGTTGGCGATGCTGCAGCGCCGCGAGGCGTGGCAGATCGTGGACGTGGTCAACAAGATCAGCGACCCGTCCGCACTGGCCGACACCGCCGGGTACGCGTCGTACCTGACCGACGTGCAGAAGCGGCAACTGCTGGAGACCGAGGACGTCGCGGCACGCCTGCGCGTCCTGATCGAGTGGACCGGCGAGCACCTGGCCGAGACCGAGGTGAACGACAAGATCGCCGAGGACGTCCGCGCTGGAATGGACAAGCAGCAGAAGGAATTCCTGCTGCGCCAGCAGCTCGCGGCGATCCGCAAGGAACTCGGCGAGGGCGAGCCCGAAGGGTCCGACGATTACCGGTCCCGCGTCGAGGCCGCCGACCTGCCCGAGAAGGTGCGCGAAGCCGCGCTGCGGGAAGTCGGCAAGCTGGAACGCTCCAGCGACCAGAGCCCCGAGGGCGGCTGGATTCGCACCTGGTTGGACACCGTCCTGGACCTGCCGTGGAACGTGCGCACCGAGGACTCGACGGACCTCGCCGGGGCCCGCGAGATCCTCGACGCCGACCACCACGGGCTGGACGACGTGAAGGACCGGATCGTCGAGTACCTGGCGGTCCGGGCCCGACGTGCCCAGCGCGGCATGGCGGTCGTCGGCGGCCGTGGCTCCGGCGCCGTGATGGTGCTGGCAGGCCCTCCCGGCGTCGGCAAGACGTCGCTGGGTGAGTCGGTGGCCCGCGCGCTGGGCCGCAAGTTCGTGCGCGTCGCCCTGGGTGGCGTGCGCGATGAGGCCGAGATCCGTGGTCACAGGCGCACCTACGTCGGTGCGCTGCCCGGCCGGTTGGTCCGCGCGATCGGCGAGGCCGGGTCCATGAACCCGGTCGTGCTGCTCGACGAGATCGACAAGGTGGGTTCGGACTACCGCGGCGACCCGAGTGCGGCGTTGCTCGAGGTGCTGGATCCGGCGCAGAACCACACGTTCCGCGATCACTACCTCGATCTCGACCTCGACCTGTCCGACGTCGTGTTCCTGGCGACGGCCAACGTCATCGAGAACATCCCGCAGGCACTGCTGGACCGCATGGAGCTGGTGCAGATCGACGGGTACACCGAGGACGACAAGGTCGCCATCGCTCGGGACTACCTGCTGCCAAGGCAGCGTGAGCGTGCGGCGCTGACGACCGAGGAGGTCGAGGTGACCGACGACGCGCTGCGCAAGATCGCGGCCGACTACACCCGGGAGCCCGGCATGCGCCAGTTCGAGCGGTTGCTGGCAAAGGCGTTGCGCAAGGCGACGACGAAGTTGGCGGGTGGCGTGGAGTCACTCGTCATCGACGAGCCTGATCTCGTTGCGTACCTGGGCCGTCCGCGGTTCACGCCGGAGTCCGACGAACGCACTGCGGTGCCGGGTGTCGCGACCGGCCTGGCCGTCACGGGTCTGGGCGGCGACGTGCTCTTCATCGAGGCGAACTCGAACTCCGGTGACGCGGGTCTGCGACTGACCGGTCAGCTGGGCGACGTGATGAAGGAGTCGGCGCAGATCGCGCTGTCCTACGTCCGGGCGCACGCCGAGCAGTTGGGCGTGGACCCGGAGGCGCTGGATCGCCAGATCCACGTGCACTTCCCGGCAGGCGCGGTGCCCAAGGACGGTCCGTCCGCGGGTGTCACGATGGTCACGGCGCTGGTGTCGATGGCCACCGGACGCAAGGTCCGCGGTGACGTGGGCATGACCGGCGAGGTCACGCTGAACGGCCGGGTGCTGCCGATTGGCGGCGTCAAGCAGAAGCTGCTGGCGGCGCAACGGGCCGGGTTGAAGACCGTCTTCATCCCGCAGCGCAACGAGCCCGACCTGGACGAGGTGCCCGCCGAGGTGCTCGAGGCGTTGGAGGTCAAGCCGATGACCGACGTGGCCGACATCGTCGCGCTGGCACTGGAGCCGCTGACCGAGGCCGCGACCGTCGCTGCCTGA
- a CDS encoding esterase family protein, translated as MKFVRKIRGAWLRRLAVAALTAATLPGLIGVAGGTATAGAFSRPGLPVEYLDVFSQSMNRNIRVQFQGGGPHAVYLLDGLRAQDDYNGWDINTPAFEWYYGSGLSTVMPVGGQSSFYTDWYRPSQGNGQDYTYKWETFLTQELPAYLEANKGVAQNGNAVVGLSMAGGTALTYSIYYPQKFVYAASLSGFLNPSEGWWPMLIGLAMNDAGGYNAESMWGPSNDPAWKRNDPMVNIAQLVANNTRVWIYCGTGTPSDLDTAGGGGNLMAAQFLEGFTLRTNLTFRDNYVAAGGTNGVFNFPAAGTHSWGYWGQQLQMMKPDIQRVLGAQAVA; from the coding sequence ATGAAATTCGTCAGAAAGATTCGTGGAGCGTGGTTGCGTCGGTTGGCGGTGGCCGCCCTCACCGCCGCGACCCTGCCCGGATTGATCGGCGTCGCCGGGGGCACGGCAACCGCAGGAGCGTTCTCGCGTCCGGGCCTGCCGGTCGAGTACCTCGACGTGTTCTCCCAGTCGATGAACCGCAACATCCGGGTCCAGTTCCAGGGCGGCGGCCCGCATGCTGTCTACCTGCTCGACGGCCTGCGCGCCCAGGACGACTACAACGGCTGGGACATCAACACCCCGGCATTCGAGTGGTACTACGGCTCGGGACTGTCGACCGTCATGCCCGTCGGCGGACAGTCGAGCTTCTACACCGACTGGTACCGCCCCTCGCAGGGCAACGGTCAGGACTACACCTACAAGTGGGAGACGTTCCTGACCCAGGAGCTGCCGGCCTACCTCGAGGCGAACAAGGGCGTCGCGCAGAACGGCAACGCCGTCGTGGGTCTGTCGATGGCAGGCGGCACCGCACTGACCTACTCGATCTACTACCCGCAGAAGTTCGTCTACGCCGCATCGCTTTCCGGCTTCCTCAACCCGTCCGAGGGCTGGTGGCCGATGCTGATCGGGCTGGCGATGAACGACGCAGGTGGCTACAACGCCGAGAGCATGTGGGGCCCCTCGAATGACCCGGCATGGAAGCGCAACGACCCGATGGTCAACATTGCTCAGCTCGTCGCCAACAACACCCGCGTCTGGATCTACTGCGGCACCGGCACCCCGTCGGATCTCGACACCGCAGGCGGCGGTGGCAACCTGATGGCCGCGCAGTTCCTCGAAGGGTTCACCCTCCGCACCAACCTCACCTTCCGCGACAACTACGTCGCCGCGGGCGGCACCAACGGCGTGTTCAACTTCCCGGCCGCCGGCACGCACAGCTGGGGTTACTGGGGTCAGCAGCTTCAGATGATGAAGCCCGACATCCAGCGAGTGCTCGGCGCGCAGGCAGTCGCCTAA